A stretch of Mucilaginibacter terrae DNA encodes these proteins:
- the scpB gene encoding SMC-Scp complex subunit ScpB has translation MQLEQNIEALIFASEQGIRIEEIIYCLQASLNAEVEEADITAAIQAIKQKYEADALAIELVKINNGYQFLTKKAYHQIISQLQLQRSKKKLSQAALETLAIIAYKQPVTKLEIEQIRGVNCDYSVQKLLEKELISITGKADTVGKPLLYGTSNLFADYMGIHSINELPSLAELSNSTNTIGNEQE, from the coding sequence ATGCAACTGGAACAAAATATAGAGGCTTTGATATTTGCCTCTGAGCAAGGCATACGTATTGAGGAGATTATATATTGCCTGCAAGCCTCGCTAAATGCCGAAGTTGAAGAAGCTGATATAACGGCAGCCATACAGGCTATCAAACAAAAATACGAGGCCGATGCGCTGGCTATTGAACTGGTGAAAATTAATAACGGCTACCAGTTTTTAACCAAAAAAGCATATCACCAGATTATAAGTCAATTGCAGTTGCAACGTTCTAAAAAGAAACTGAGCCAGGCCGCGCTCGAAACTTTAGCCATTATAGCTTACAAGCAGCCGGTAACTAAATTAGAGATTGAGCAAATAAGGGGTGTAAACTGCGATTATTCGGTACAAAAACTTTTAGAAAAAGAGCTCATCAGCATTACGGGTAAGGCCGATACCGTAGGCAAACCCTTGTTATATGGCACCAGCAACCTTTTTGCCGATTATATGGGAATTCACAGTATAAACGAGCTTCCGTCATTAGCCGAGTTGAGTAATTCTACCAATACCATTGGTAATGAGCAGGAATAA
- a CDS encoding ferritin-like domain-containing protein encodes MKTTTQENFLEGQAMARRSFLRFAGASAVMAGVLTTTACSKLDEDIDTSSTQYYNLGTGDIAVLNYAYALEQLEAAFYTQVVATPYAGISSEELGLLTEVRDHEVIHREFFKKALATNAIPALVPNFASINFSNRAAVLGAAKTFEDLGVAAYNGAGYLIQDVNYLTLAGKIVSVEARHAALIRNLLGLNFADSTVVDLSNGLEKSMTPAQVLPLANSFIATGYTLSATGLGS; translated from the coding sequence ATGAAAACAACAACACAAGAAAACTTTCTTGAGGGCCAAGCTATGGCGCGGCGTTCCTTCCTGAGGTTTGCCGGAGCAAGCGCAGTAATGGCAGGTGTTTTAACAACTACTGCTTGCAGTAAATTGGACGAAGACATTGACACCAGCAGCACACAATATTATAATTTAGGAACCGGAGATATTGCTGTATTAAATTATGCGTACGCCTTAGAGCAACTTGAAGCAGCTTTTTACACGCAGGTAGTAGCTACTCCATATGCTGGTATAAGTTCAGAAGAACTGGGCTTGCTAACCGAGGTTAGAGATCATGAGGTTATACACCGTGAGTTTTTTAAAAAAGCATTGGCTACCAACGCTATTCCTGCGTTGGTACCTAATTTTGCCAGCATCAATTTTTCAAACAGGGCTGCGGTATTAGGTGCTGCCAAAACTTTTGAAGATTTGGGTGTAGCTGCTTATAATGGTGCTGGTTACCTTATTCAAGATGTAAATTACCTGACTTTGGCAGGTAAAATTGTATCGGTTGAGGCTCGTCATGCTGCATTGATCCGCAATTTACTGGGTTTAAATTTTGCCGATTCAACAGTTGTTGATTTGTCAAACGGTTTAGAAAAATCAATGACTCCGGCACAGGTTTTACCTTTGGCCAATTCATTCATAGCTACCGGTTATACCCTTAGCGCAACAGGTTTAGGCTCTTAA
- a CDS encoding ferritin-like domain-containing protein, whose amino-acid sequence MDILNLIDDIQTADPEFADRISPRRAAIKNITSFGSKVAVAALPFAFGTLFKKAYGQTTTPSVADVLNFALTAELIEATFYNTAVARATAGTLLIPANDLAAIKLIQADENNHVTFLRNVLTSANESAANKARTTTALPVGTFSTSYDFSGNAKGTVPGAGPFSAVFSNYDIFLAVSQAFEDTGVRAYKGQAGFLKGRQVELTAALNIHSVEARHAAYIRRLRATRAGAPANFRSWVTGDGTTASGITVTSQATAATNPIYANEAITAQAGVELSGIAGSKAATEAFDEPLTTADALNILLNFVK is encoded by the coding sequence ATGGATATTTTAAATCTCATAGACGATATACAGACAGCCGATCCGGAATTTGCCGACAGAATAAGTCCGCGCCGCGCTGCTATAAAAAATATTACAAGCTTTGGTTCAAAAGTGGCCGTAGCCGCTTTACCATTTGCTTTTGGCACGTTATTTAAAAAAGCTTACGGGCAAACTACAACACCTTCGGTTGCCGATGTGTTGAACTTTGCTTTAACTGCTGAGCTGATAGAAGCCACTTTTTATAATACCGCCGTTGCCCGTGCAACCGCAGGTACTTTGTTAATACCCGCTAATGATTTAGCTGCAATCAAGTTAATTCAGGCCGATGAGAATAATCACGTAACTTTCCTGAGAAACGTATTAACTTCGGCTAACGAATCGGCTGCTAATAAAGCACGTACAACAACTGCTTTACCGGTAGGTACTTTTTCTACCAGCTACGATTTTTCGGGCAATGCAAAGGGAACGGTTCCAGGGGCAGGCCCATTCAGTGCCGTATTTAGTAACTATGATATTTTCCTTGCTGTATCACAAGCCTTTGAAGATACCGGCGTTCGTGCTTACAAAGGCCAGGCTGGATTTTTAAAAGGTCGCCAGGTTGAGCTTACTGCAGCATTAAATATTCACTCGGTTGAGGCTCGCCACGCGGCTTATATACGTCGTTTACGTGCAACTCGTGCGGGTGCCCCGGCCAATTTCCGCTCATGGGTAACTGGCGACGGTACTACCGCCAGTGGTATTACGGTAACATCACAAGCAACTGCAGCTACCAATCCAATTTATGCTAATGAAGCAATTACCGCCCAGGCTGGTGTCGAATTATCAGGCATTGCCGGTTCAAAAGCTGCTACCGAAGCATTTGATGAGCCATTGACCACTGCCGATGCGCTTAACATCTTATTAAACTTTGTTAAGTAA
- the mqnC gene encoding cyclic dehypoxanthinyl futalosine synthase, translating to MNTADLLQRALQFDFLSIEEGVYLYHNATTPELMYVANELRKIQVPHGKVTWQIDRNVNTTNVCIANCKFCNFFRRPGHEDSYITDIETYKVKIEETFRLGGDQLLLQGGHHPDLGLAFYTDLFKQLKELYPTLKLHSLGPPEIAHVSKLEGMSHIDVLSAMKAAGLDSLPGAGAEILNDRVRRLISKGKCGGKEWLDVMRAAHKINLPTSATMMFGHVETIEERFEHLVWIREVQSEKPEGHYGFTAFIPWPFQDDGTLLRKVRGITNNVTGDEYLRMIALSRIMLPNVKNIQASWLTVGKQVAQLCLHAGANDFGSIMIEENVVSAAGAPHRFTAQGIQNSIKEAGFEPQLRNQRYEWREMPEQLEEQVINY from the coding sequence ATGAATACTGCCGATTTGTTGCAACGCGCACTTCAGTTTGATTTTTTAAGCATTGAAGAAGGCGTTTATCTGTATCACAACGCAACCACCCCTGAATTGATGTATGTGGCGAACGAGCTTCGTAAAATTCAGGTTCCGCATGGTAAGGTTACCTGGCAAATTGACCGTAATGTAAACACTACTAACGTTTGTATAGCCAACTGTAAATTCTGTAACTTCTTTCGTCGTCCTGGTCATGAGGATAGCTATATTACCGATATTGAAACCTATAAAGTAAAAATCGAGGAAACGTTTCGCTTAGGAGGCGATCAGCTTTTACTGCAAGGTGGGCACCACCCCGATTTAGGTTTAGCGTTTTATACCGATCTTTTCAAACAACTAAAAGAACTCTACCCTACCCTAAAACTGCACTCTTTAGGTCCGCCCGAAATTGCGCACGTTTCAAAATTAGAAGGCATGAGCCATATTGATGTGCTTAGCGCCATGAAAGCCGCCGGTCTTGACTCACTGCCCGGTGCCGGTGCCGAGATACTTAACGACCGTGTTCGCCGACTGATTTCGAAAGGTAAGTGCGGTGGTAAAGAATGGCTGGATGTAATGCGTGCTGCCCATAAAATCAATCTGCCTACGTCAGCAACTATGATGTTTGGCCACGTGGAAACCATAGAAGAACGCTTTGAGCATCTGGTATGGATACGCGAGGTACAGTCTGAAAAACCTGAAGGCCATTATGGATTTACGGCATTTATACCTTGGCCTTTTCAGGATGATGGGACCTTATTGCGTAAAGTGCGTGGTATAACCAACAATGTAACCGGCGACGAATATTTACGCATGATTGCCTTGAGCCGCATTATGCTGCCTAACGTTAAAAACATACAGGCATCATGGCTAACCGTAGGTAAGCAGGTAGCCCAGCTATGTTTACATGCGGGCGCTAACGATTTTGGCTCTATCATGATCGAAGAAAACGTGGTATCGGCAGCTGGTGCCCCCCACCGCTTTACAGCACAAGGAATACAAAACTCAATTAAAGAAGCTGGTTTTGAGCCTCAACTACGTAACCAACGTTACGAGTGGCGCGAAATGCCAGAGCAGTTAGAAGAGCAGGTGATCAATTATTAA